ATGTTCACATTCAAGTATTATTAACAAATTGGAGGACTTTATTTAAGTCTACTAAATTATTTCTTTCTCGCTCTAATTTCACGTTTTGCCAGCTTTATAGATTCTGTTAATGGTCTCTTTGATGGACATATATATGAACATGCACCACATTCAATGCAATCCATTGCCCTGTATTTTTCCGCTTCACCAAAATTGTTTTTAAGTGCATATGCAGAAATATACAATGGCTGCAAATATACTGGACAGACTTCTAAGCATTTTCCACACTTAATACATGCCTCTATCTTTTCGGATACTACTTCCCTTTCTGATAATACTAATATACCACCTGTCCCTTTAATTATTGGAACTCTAGTGCTAAATTGGCTCATTCCCATCATAGGTCCACCCATTATAATTTTTCCTGGAGCTTCATTGAATCCGCCGCATTGGTCAATTAGTTCTTGGATTGGAGTCCCAACCTTCACCAAGAGTACCTTAGGTTCCTTAACTACATGGCCTGTTACAGTAACAATTCTTTCATATAACGGCTTGCCTTCTTGTATGGCATCTGCAACGGCTTTGGCGGTACTAACATTATTTACTACACAACCAACATCTAGTGGTAAGCCGCCTGATGGTACTTCTCTGCCTGTTATAGCATTGATAATTCTTTTTTCGTCACCTTGTGGATACTTTGTTTTTAAAGTAACTAATTTAATATTATCAGAATCCTTTAATACTGATTTAAATGCCTTGATAGTATCCATTTTGTTTTTTTCTATTGCTATAAAACCGTTTTCTACACTTAATGCTTTCATTAAGGCCTTGGCTCCAAATATTATCTTTTCAAACATTTCAAGCATCATTCTATGGTCTGGGGTTAAAAAAGGCTCACATTCTGCTCCATTTAGAATAAATGTATCTATCTTTTTCTCTGGAGGTGGCGAGAGTTTTACATGTGTTGGAAAACCAGCGCCACCCATGCCTGTAATCCCAGATTCCTTAATGATTTCGACTATTTTTTTAGGAGAAAGATCTTCTAGATTACCCTTTGGTTTTACAGATTCATGAAGTTCATTTAGCCCATCTGATTCGATTATTACAAAGTTAGTTTTAATTCCTGTTGGTGAATATAATAGGTTTATGTCTTTAACAACTCCTGATACGCTTGAATGTACTGGTGCAGACACAAAAGCCTTGGATTCGCCAATTTTTTGTCCAACCTTAACATGGTCTCCGGCTTTAACTATAGCTTCACAAGGAGAGCCGACGTGTTGAAGCAATGGAATATAAACAATTTTAGGATCAACCGCTTTAATAATAGGCTTACGATTTGTTAGACCCTTATGACCAGGTGCATGGACCCCACCCTTAAATGTAAGATTATCTAGTCTCATTAATTACACCTCTTATTTTAATATAGTTATATTGTAACATACCCATTCCTTCGTCCCATTAATTATTTAGATTTATTTTGGGTATAATCAGTTTATTGGACAAAACTAGTTTGAAGGTGAAGAATATGATTGATATATTATTAATATTTGACAAAGATAAAAGGTTATCAGATGGTTTTCTTATAAAAGGTCAAAATAACGTAGAAGTATTTAAAGATTTTGTAAGTGAAAATAAATTGAGTATGGATGATTTTTTAAAAGACTACAAGTGTACTTCAGATTTAATTGATATAGATGGAAGATTATACATGTTTCAAATAATCAATATGAATGAAAGTACCTATTTGTTGTTGAGTAGAAAAGACTTGACAGAGGCTTTAACTAAGATATCATTGGATTATTTTGAGCAGGGTATGCAAATATATGATAAAAATGGATACTTTCTATATGGAAATAAAAAAAGTGAGAAATTAGAGGAATATAACAGCGAGAATTTTAAAGGGAAGCATGTTTTGGAGCTATACGATTTAAATGAGGAGTTTAGTACTGTTCTTACAATATTGAGAACTAGAAAACCTGTTATAAATAGATGTGATAGGTTTAAGGTTAAAAGTGGAAAAACATTAACAACGATAAACACTGGATTTCCAATAATTATTAAGGACAAATTATATGGGGCTATTGTGTTTGAGAGTGATATTACTGCAGTAAAATCCTATCAAGATATGAGCCTTGATTTTGAGTCCTATTTAAAATCTAAAAAGAGTGATAAAAATGATTCCATGTTTACCTTTGCAGATATTATATATGAATCTAATTCTATGAATGAGGTTATAGAATTTGCTAAAAAGGTATCATTAACAGACTCCAGCGTTTTAATTCGAGGTGATACAGGTACAGGTAAGGAGTTATTTGCTCAAAGTATTCATACTTTTGGCACCAGAAGATTTAAGCCTTTTATCGATGTGAATTGCTCTGCAATACCAGATAGCTTATTTGAAAGTCTATTTTTCGGAACGGAGGTAGGTGCATTTACTGGAAGTGTTTCTAAAACAGGATTTTTTGAGCAGGCTAATGGTGGCACTTTGTTTTTAGATGAAATAAATTCCATAAGCTTAGATAAGCAAGCCAAGCTTCTTAGAGTTTTAGAAGAGAAAAAATTTCAAAGGCTTGGAGGAAGTAAGAAAATAGATTGTGATATAAGAATTATTGCAGCTACAAATGAAGATTTGCAGGATCTAGTAAAGTCCGGCAGGATGAGAGAAGATTTCTATTATAGAATAGCAGTTGTAAAGATTATTATTCCGTCATTGAGGGAAAGAAAAACAGATATAAAGATTCTTTCGAATTATTTCCTAAGTGCTTTATATGAAAAGTATTCATTTGGACCAAGTAAAATATCTGATGAGGTATTAAAGAATTTCTTAGCCTATGATTGGCCTGGTAATGTTAGAGAATTAAGACATATCATAGAATCTTCATTTAATAATTCAGATAAAGATGATTCTTATCTTGCTAAAGGATCTATCCCAGAGTTTATACAGAATCTTGACTTAACTAAACACAAAGACGGTTTATATAATAGCAATCTTAATGAATTGTTAAATAATTATGAGAAGGAAATAATAATTAAGCAGCTGAAAGAAAATGATAACAATATAACACAAACTGCTGCTAGTTTAGGTATTAGCAGACAAAATTTACAATATAGAATAAAGAAAAATGGAATTAGGGTATGAGCAAAATATTTTTTCACATGCAAGTAAAATTTGCACCAGTAAAAGTTTGAAGTTATCTTAAGTTTTGAATACCATATGCAAATATATTTTGCATATGGTATTTTTTTAGAAAGTAGTTTTTAGAATATTAGGCATATTATAAACGTTTGCAAGGATTAATATTTTTATTTATTATTGGCATGGAACTTGCTATTAATATAGGCATACAAAATAAAATTACGTAAGGAGGAGAAATATGTCAAATTTTAAGGAGCAGGGTAATAATACTCAAAGTTTAAATAAGACAATATTTATCCCATCATTTTTAATTGTTGGTGGGGCAACATTATATGGATTATTAAACAATGAAGGATTAACTAGGGTAGCAAGTGGATTTTTTACATTTTCTTTAAGAAACTTTGGGTGGCTGTATCAAATTGTATCAGTCGTAGCACTTATATTTGTTGCAGTACTAACTTTTTCTAAGTTTGGCAACATAAGATTTGGTGGGCCTGATGCAAAACCAGATTTTCCTTTTTGGACTTGGTTTGCTATGACTTTAACTGGTGGGGTATCTACTGGTTTGATAACGTATGCAGTAAATGAGCCTATCATATATTTTTCTAATATATACGGTGAAATGGCTAATACCGGAATAGAAGTTGAAAGCTCAATGGCTGCTATTTTTGGAATGGCGAGAAGTTATTATAACTGGACATTCATTCCTTATGCAATGTATGCATTAACAGGTGTATTATCTGCTTATTTATATTTCAATAAAAACAAGCCTTTAACAATTTCAGCATCTCTTATACCAATCTTTGGTGAAAAAATTACTAAGGGTATCTGGTCAGAAATTATAGAAATATTATCACTTTTAGCTATTGCACTTGGTTTAGCTTCCTCACTAGGCGCAGGAATAGCATTGCTTGGAGCTGGTATAGAAGTAGCTTATGGAATTAGTCAAGGACCAATTATTTGGCTTGCATTTACTATTATAATTGCTGTTACTTTTATATTTTCAAGTGTTTTGGGATTGGAAAAAGGTATCAGTTGGTTTGCAAATTTGAATTCAAAGATATTTTATATATTATTAGGTGTAGTATTTTTAATAGGACCATCAGTTTATATTTTAAGGATTTCTACAGCTGGATTAGGCTATTGGTTCCAAAATTTTTGGATATGGGGTTTAGATCCAATAGATATAGGTGGCGAAGCTTTGGTAATGTGGTGGACATTATATGACTGGGCAATATGGATTGCTTATGCACCATTAATGGGGCTATTCTTAGCTACTATAGCTTATGGAAGAACTATAAGACAGTTTATGGTTGTAAACTGGGTATTACCGTCAGTATTTAGTATTGTATGGTTTGCAGTATGGGGTGGTACTGCTCTAAATTGGCAAGCTAGTGGTAAGGTTGATTTGGCTAAGGTAATTTCAGAGAATGGGGCAGTAGCTGGGCTATGGGCTTTCCTTCAGAATGTACCTTTTTCAATGATTATAATACCTGTATTGATGATTACATTGATTCTTTCATTCTCGACAAATGCTAATGGTATGACCCGTACAATATCAAGTATGTGTACTAAAAATATTAAACATGATCAAGAACCAAAGATGTGGCTAAAGATATTATGGGGAACTACTATTTCAGCTATTGCCTTTATCATGGTTGCATTTGGTGGTGGAGTTCAAGGTGTTGACGGAGTAAAATACCTAGCAGCCGCTGGTGGATTTGTTGTATTATTCTTATTTATCCTTCAAATAGCATCAGCAATTAAATTGTTCTTCTTTGATGAAAAGGCAGAATAATTGAGGACATTTGAATAAAGGGAGGAGAGGAGAATTATGATAGGAGATTCTATGAAATTAGAAGATTTTATGAATATTGTAAGAAGAAAGCAGAAGATAGAGTTTTCAGGTGATTATATATCACGTGTTAAAAATGCACGAAATTTGGTTGAAAAGTGGGTTGAAGAAGGCAGAGTAATGTATGGAATCACTACTGGTTTTGGAGCAAATAGTACTAGAACTATTTCTAAAGAGGATGCAGTCAAATTACAAAGAAATATAATTATTAGCCATTCAACGTCAGTTGGTCAACCTATGAGTGAAGAAGAGGTTCGTGCAACAATGCTTATGATTCTACAAAATGCTGGAAAAGGCTATAGTGGAATTAGATTAGAAACCTTGGATAGGTATAGACAGTTTTTAAATTATAATCTTATACCATATGCTCCAAAGGAGGGATCCGTTGGATATCTATCACCAGAAGCACATATAGCTATGTCTATAATGGGTGAAGGAAAGATGATTGAGGATGGACGAGCAGTTGATTCTATGGAAGTTTTAGAAAAAAACAATCTTGATAAATTTGAGTTATCATATAAAGAAGGTTTGATTTTAGTATCTGGAACCACAAGTGTTACAGGATTGGCTGCTATAGCTTTATATGATATGATAAATGCTGTAAAAACTGCTGATATAATTGGTGCTATGACCTTGGAGGTTTCTAGGGGCACACTTAGGGCCTTCGATGAAAGATTGATGAGCGTTAGAGCTCATAAGAATCAATATGAAACAGCAAAAAGTATTAGAAGTATACTTGAGGATTCAGAAATTGCAAAATCTAATTATAATTATCGACTGCAGGATGCGCTTTCTATTAGGTGTATGCCACAGTTACATGGTACTGTTAAAAAGACCTTGTACGATGCTTTAGAAACACTGGAAGTAGAGATGAATAGCTGTACTGATAATCCTATAATTTGGGGGGATGGAAATGATGGTGAAGCCATTTCAGGTGGAAATCCTGATTCATCTTATATAGGTTTGGAAATGGACTCAGCATCCATGGCTGCAACTATGGTTGCTAAAATGTCAGAAAGAAGGAATAATAGATTGGTAGATGGTAATTTATCAGAAAACCCATGGTTTTTGGTAAATAATCCAGGACTAAATTCAGGTCTTATGATACCACAATATACACAAGCTGGATTATTAAATGATATGAAGATATTATCAACACCTTCCGTAATTGATAGCATACCAACCTGTGGTAATCAAGAGGATTATGTGGCGATGGGTTATAATTCATCTAAGAAAGCAGTAGCAATTGCTGAAAAATTGGAATACATTTTAGCTATTGAATTATTATCAGCATACCAATCTTATCAATATATAGATGAGAATTTAAAGAGAAGTACAGTTACAGAAGCCATATATAATGAGATATCTAAAACAGTTCCAATTATGGAAGATGATATGTATCTATATCCTCACATTGAAAAATTAAAATCATTAATTCATGATGGAAAGTTATTAGAGATAACTGAAAATATTATAGGGGAGATTAGATGAAACAAAAACAATATGAAAATGTAGATATAAAAAAGATATTTTTGACTCCACCTAAGGTATTACACGAGAGAATAATATTATTAGTAACATTATGTATTACGTTTATAATATTTTTTAGACCAATACAGTTTAGTGAAATAAGACCCTTTGAGGCTTTACTAATTTCAGGATTAGCAGCTGTGTCTACAAGCTGGGGTTGGGTAGTACTATTAAGATCGTTGTTCAAAAAAGGCGAATATAAAAAATAGTGGCAAAAAGGGACAGATTATCTGTCCCTTTTTTGATTTGAATTGACCAGTTAGTCAATTTTCTTTTTAAATTTAATAGTTGCTGCGGTAAGTACTGTAAATCCAAATATTATCAATATTATAAATTCATACCTTAAGGATGTAAGGGTATTTCCCTTTAGAATTATTCCCCTTAGTACCTTTATAAAGTAGGTTAGAGGGAAGATGTTACTTATTACTTGAATTATCTTAGGCATGGCTTCTCTTGGAAACATATATCCCGATAGCAATATGTTTGGCATTATCATAAACATTGATAGCTGCATTGCTTGAAGCTGGCTTTTAGATACGGTGGATATTAGAAGTCCTACTCCTAATGCACTAAATAAAAATACTACTGAGAAGAGCAACAATAGGGTTATGCTTCCTGCTACTGGTACTTTAAACCAGAATACACTAAGGGCTAGTGCCAGAATTATATCGATGAATCCTATGATTACATAGGGGACAATTTTTCCAATCATTAACTCCATTTTGGAGATGGGGGTCACGATTAACTGCTCTAATGTGCCCTTTTCTCTTTCTCTAACTATAGAGAAAGAAGTAAGCATCAGTGTTACAGTCTGAAGGATTACACCTATAAGACCAGGGACATTGAAATTTATACTACTCATATCTGGGTTGTACCAGACTCTACTTCTTAAATCCAATGGTTGAGAAATCATATTTATAGAAGACGCCTTGGCTCCTGTAATCTGAACAGCCATTGATTGAGCAACAGCACCAGCACTTTGCAATATAGTCTGTGCAGTTGTTGGATCTGATCCATCTACGAGCAATTGAATCTGTGCTGTTTTTCCGCTTTTTATGTCCTTTGAATATTCTGGTGGGATTATTATCCCTGCCTTTGCATATCCGTCATCTATATATTCCTGAACATCATCCATACTATAGGCAAGGTAGTCAATATCAAAGTATTGTGAGTTTGTAAAGCTATCTAGAAGCGCTCTACTCTCAGTTCCTATATCGTTGTTAAATACTACTGTAGGTATATGATCTACACTGGTGGAAGCAGCATAGCCAAATAACAATAGCTCCATTATAGGCATCAATAATATTATAGCAATTGTCCTTTTATCCCTTTTTATCTGATAAAATTCCTTTCTAATAACTGCTATTATTCTCTTTATGTTAATTTTCAATTTGTCACCTGCTTTCTATTGGCATCATTTACAAGAAATACGAATACATCTTCAAGTGATGGTCTAACCTTCTTCATATTGATTAGTTTAATCTCATTTTTTACTAAATGCTCTTGAAGTTCATCAAGGGGCAGACTTGGGTCTATGAGTGCATGAACTCCTGTACCATAAACTGATGCCTCTTTTACCTTTTCTTTTGTCTTTAATGTTTCTATGGTTCTTAGGGTATCATCTACTTTTATTTCAATAATGTCCCCATTTATAGTTGAGTCCTTCATATTATTAGGTGTGGCAAGGGTAAGTAGATTTCCATAATAGATAAAACCAATGGTATTACAATGTTCAGCTTCATCCATGTAGTGGGTAGTGACCAATATAGTGACCCCCTGCTCGGACAGATTGTATATTAAGTCCCAAAAATCTCTTCTAGCTATGGGGTCTACTCCCCCTGTAGGTTCATCTAGAAATAATATTTCAGGATCATGGATAATGGCACATCCTAGGGCAAGTCTTTGCTTCCAGCCTCCAGATAGATTGGCAGTTATCATATTTTCTCTACCTTCTAAATCTGCCATCTTAAGGATTTCTTTTTTCTTTTGTTTTAATTTACTTCCTGTAATTCCATAGATACCTCCATAAAAGTCAAGGTTCTCCTCTACGGTTAGGTCCTCATATAGGCTAAACTTCTGAGACATATAGCCGATTCGTTGTTTTATCATATCATTTTCCTTACTAATATCGTATCCTAAAACTTTTCCGACACCTGATGTTGGAGTTATAAGGCCCATTAACATTCTAATAACTGTTGTTTTTCCAGAGCCATTTGGTCCTAGAAAACCAAAAACCTCTCCCTTTTTAACATTGAAGCTAACATCATTAACTGCAGTAAATTTTCCGAATTTCTTTGTAAGATGTTTAATTTGAATTGCATTTTCCATATAATCACAACCTATCTCTGCTCATTTTTCACTATATTTACAAATACATCTTCAAAGGAAGGGGGTATTTCATTGATTTGGCTTATTTCAATTTTGTTTTCTTTAAAATCCTTTAGTATTTTCCCTTTTACAGTCTTATAATCATCAACAACTATATGAAGTTCCTCTCCCATAAGATATGCATCTTCAACATAGTCAAGGGTACTTGAAAAGTCTCTGGCTTTGTAATTATCCTCAGAAAGAATAGATATAATGTGCCTTTCGAAATCTCTTATAATTTTATCTGGTTTATCCTTCCTGATTATTCGCCCTTTATTTATCAATCCAATTTCATCGCATCTTTCAGCTTCATCCATATAGGGAGTGCTTACAAAGATAGTTACTCCTTCCTCCTTCAGTTCGAATAATATCTTCCACAACTCTCTTCTGGCTACAGGGTCAACCCCTATGGTAGGCTCATCTAAAAACAAGTACTTTGGAGTATGAATCAAGTTACAGGCAAGGGATAGCTTTTGCTTCATGCCGCCTGAAAGCTGGTCTGCCAGTTTATATGAATGCTTTGTTAGATTGCTAAATTCCAAAAGATACTTTATCTTTTCCTTTCTTTCCTTCTTAGGAACTTGATAAATTTCTGCATAGAAGTTTAAATTTTCCATTATGGTTAAGTCACCATATAGACTGAACTTTTGTGGCATATAACCGATATCAAATTTTATTTTTTCACTATCTTTTACTATGTCATTTCCTCCAATCTTTGCAGTACCTCCATCAGGTGATATGAGGGAACATAACATTCTCATGGTAGTGGTTTTTCCAGCACCGTCAGGGCCTATGAGCCCAAATATTGTACCAGATTCAACCTGTACATCAAGATTATCCACTGCAATAATATCACCAAAAGTTTTTGTAAGAGAAAAAGCTTCTATTTCATATCCCATATATAATTCTCCTAACTTCTTAATCTATTTTAATACTTACATCTACTGGCATTCCTGACTTTATAATTCCTTTGGAATCATCAACCTGAATTTTTACCTCGAATACAGTATTTACTCTTTCTTCTTTGGTCTGTATATTCTTTGGTGTAAACTCAGCGTTGGTATTTATCTTTATTACCTTTCCTGTAAATGTTTCTTCAGTTTCAGAATCTATATGGACTTTAACTTCCTGACCAATCTTTATATGGCCAATATTTGCTTCTGAAACATATACCTTTATTTTCATATCCCTTGTGTCAAAAATCTCTGCCACTGGCTTACCTAAAGATGTGAACTCACCTTTATTAATAGCCAGAAGATTTATAATTCCATTGATAGGGGATGTAATCTCTGTTTTTGAAAGCTCTTCCTCTAGCTGTTTAGCTATGGTTTTAGCCTGATCATATTTTAATTGTGATATTTCAAGTTGACTTTGTAACTGATTTAGCTGCATACTTCCATTGGAAATACTTAGTTCATGAGAAGCTTTTGCCTGCAGCATTTTGTTTTCTACAGCCTTTTTTGTTGCATCGCTTGGTCCGGATTTAACTTGATCAAGCTTTGCACTTGCCATATTAAATTGAGTTAGTGCTATATTGTAGTTTTTTTCTATTTCATCATATTCCCTTTGAGCTATGACTTCGTGTTCTAATAAGGTTTTGCTATCTTTCAACTTATCTTCTATATATTTGAGATTAATCTCAGCTTGTTTATATGCTTCTTCAGCTTGCCTGATTTCTTCTGAACTGGCCCCTTCTAATACTTTTTCGTATTCTCCCAGTGAGGAATTATATGCACTTTTAGCTTGTTCAGTGGAATCAGCATAAACGGCTTTATATGATTCTAGGCTTTCCTGTGATACGGCTACGTTTTTTTCTGCAATTTTTAGATTATCCATTGCTTGTTCATATTGATTCTTAATAGTTGAGTTGTTGATTTCTGCTATAATTTGCCCTTCTTTTACGGTGTCCCCTTCCTTTACCTTTACTTCAGCTATGATTCCGTTTACTTCACTACTTAAGTCTATTGAGTTGTTTTCAACCATTCCAGAAGCTTCTATGAAAGTTCCTTCTTTGGTTGTAACCATAGTTGTATCTCCTCTTTGAAATCCGTTAAAAATGAAAATGGAGATTAAAACAAATACAATTAGTATTGGTATTGTGACAATTTTTCCCTTAGATTTAATATAATCTTTAATTTTACTCATAATCTACCTCCAAGTAATTTTTACAAATACATTGATTTTCTCATCATGGAGGTATTATAATATTTATTAAAATAGATAAGCTGTAACATATGTTACAACTTTGAAATAAAGGTGAATATTATGATGAAATTAGAGAATTACTACGATGTATTAAAGAATATAGATCTATTTGGGAATTTTTCCGATGAGGATTTTAAAAAGCTTTTTAAGAGTATAGATTATAGAATACATAGATATACCAAGGATAGTATGGTATTTATTGAGGGTAGGGAATGTAATACATTAAATATTATCCTAAGGGGTAATATTAGAATTCAAAAAATCGATTCATTTGGAAAGGCTTTGGTGGTTGTAGATTTTAAAGAAGGAGATATTTATGGGGAAACCTTACTATTTGGGAAACCGAATATTTATCCAATGACAGGTATAAGTACTATGGATACTACAATACTGTATCTTCCAAAGGAGGCAGTATTTTATCTATGTAGAAATGATGATGTGTTTTTAAAAGAATTTCTTACGTTATTATCTTTAAAATCGGTGACCTTAAGTAGTAAACTTAATCAAATATCATTAAAGACCATAAGGCAGAAGATATGTGAGTTCATTCTAATGGATTATAATAAAAATGAGAGCCTAAAGATTAAGCTTAATATGACTAAGAGTGAATGGGCTGATATAATGGGGGTGCAAAGACCTTCACTATCAAGAGAGTTATTGGAAATGAAAAGATTAGGATTAATTGATTATGATTATAATTATATATACGTGAAGGATATAGAAGGGATAAAGAAAATACTTTTATCCAGTTAAGGAATAGTGTAATAGTGGATTCATTTTATAGGAATTAAATTACATATGGGGTATAATAGAAATATATGTTAATTATCTCTACTATGATAATTGGACAGGAGGTTTATTATGGATATTATAAAAGTATGTAAAGATATACTAATTAAGTATGAAAAAATAATCTTTGCATATATTTTTGGTTCTTATATAAGTGGAAAGTTTAATGAGGATAGTGATATAGATATTGCAATTTATACAAAAGAAAAGATTCACCCTGAAGAATATCTAGAAGTAAAACTAAAGTTGACTGAGAGATGCAGAAGAGAAGTTGATTTAATTATATTAAATGATGCAAAACCATTATTTAGATATGAAGTTAATAGGAACAATAAGCTATTATTTACTAGAGATAAAAACTTTGAAACTAACTATAAGGTAAAAACACTATTCGAATATAATGATGTGAAAAGATATCTAGATTTATCTTATGATGCTACTATTGATTTACTCAGGAAAGAGGTGGAACAAGATGGTTAAT
The DNA window shown above is from Tissierella sp. Yu-01 and carries:
- a CDS encoding HlyD family efflux transporter periplasmic adaptor subunit, whose translation is MSKIKDYIKSKGKIVTIPILIVFVLISIFIFNGFQRGDTTMVTTKEGTFIEASGMVENNSIDLSSEVNGIIAEVKVKEGDTVKEGQIIAEINNSTIKNQYEQAMDNLKIAEKNVAVSQESLESYKAVYADSTEQAKSAYNSSLGEYEKVLEGASSEEIRQAEEAYKQAEINLKYIEDKLKDSKTLLEHEVIAQREYDEIEKNYNIALTQFNMASAKLDQVKSGPSDATKKAVENKMLQAKASHELSISNGSMQLNQLQSQLEISQLKYDQAKTIAKQLEEELSKTEITSPINGIINLLAINKGEFTSLGKPVAEIFDTRDMKIKVYVSEANIGHIKIGQEVKVHIDSETEETFTGKVIKINTNAEFTPKNIQTKEERVNTVFEVKIQVDDSKGIIKSGMPVDVSIKID
- a CDS encoding Crp/Fnr family transcriptional regulator is translated as MMKLENYYDVLKNIDLFGNFSDEDFKKLFKSIDYRIHRYTKDSMVFIEGRECNTLNIILRGNIRIQKIDSFGKALVVVDFKEGDIYGETLLFGKPNIYPMTGISTMDTTILYLPKEAVFYLCRNDDVFLKEFLTLLSLKSVTLSSKLNQISLKTIRQKICEFILMDYNKNESLKIKLNMTKSEWADIMGVQRPSLSRELLEMKRLGLIDYDYNYIYVKDIEGIKKILLSS
- a CDS encoding nucleotidyltransferase domain-containing protein — protein: MDIIKVCKDILIKYEKIIFAYIFGSYISGKFNEDSDIDIAIYTKEKIHPEEYLEVKLKLTERCRREVDLIILNDAKPLFRYEVNRNNKLLFTRDKNFETNYKVKTLFEYNDVKRYLDLSYDATIDLLRKEVEQDG